One segment of Phragmites australis chromosome 13, lpPhrAust1.1, whole genome shotgun sequence DNA contains the following:
- the LOC133887908 gene encoding cation transporter HKT1;1-like: MHSVLVTMRHLPLSMKLPLANSKVVRIAKEKVKHLHVFLSMRLGSIAKCANYFFRRFYMFFQSNPLLLQLIYFMSTSFAGFLALKNLKPQHKPTPRNLDLIFTSVSTLTVSSMATVEMEDFSDQQLWVLILQMLLGGEIFTSMLGLLFNNARANTDNILQKRLPSTCRDIDFSDAVNRSYQNNIGDIHSEATVSHNQVSESKGVNQYFCSILAYVVAGYFVAGIVCSSLVVIIYIWTDSDAKYLLKSKNIKIWTFSIFTAVSSFANCGFTPINDNMAIFRKNSGLLLLVIPQILAGNTLFAPLLRLSIWALGKISKREEYAYILQHPEETGYRHLQRQKNAVNLVLTAVGIILLQVMFLCYFGWDSKPFEGLNWFQKLVCSLFQSVNTRHAGEAVIDISILSPPILVLFALVMYFPSDNSSDDQISTDKRENSNSRPLWKNFNISQPAWLAAFIIFACITERRSMSLDPLNFNIFSIVFEVVSAYGNVGYSLGYSCERLLKPDADCKAVSYGFVGRWTDEGKLIIILVMILGRLKKFSLKGGEP; the protein is encoded by the exons ATGCATTCAGTTCTAGTTACCATGCGGCATTTGCCATTATCCATGAAGCTCCCGTTAGCCAATTCCAAAGTGGTTAGGATCGCTAAGGAGAAAGTGAAGCACCTTCATGTGTTTCTGTCCATGAGGCTTGGTTCCATCGCCAAATGTGCAAACTATTTTTTCAGACGCTTTTACATGTTCTTCCAAAGCAATCCTTTATTACTTCAGCTTATTTACTTCATGTCAACATCCTTTGCTGGTTTCCTTGCTCTGAAGAATCTCAAGCCACAGCATAAGCCAACTCCAAGGAACCTGGACCTCATCTTCACCTCTGTGTCCACATTGACAGTCTCAAGCATGGCAACAGTCGAGATGGAGGACTTCTCTGACCAGCAGCTCTGGGTTTTGATCCTTCAGATGCTATTGGGAGGAGAAATCTTCACTTCAATGCTGGGGCTGCTCTTCAATAATGCTAGGGCCAACACAGACAATATCCTCCAGAAAAGATTGCCTTCAACATGCAGGGACATTGATTTCTCCGATGCTGTAAACAGAAGTTATCAGAATAATATAGGAGACATTCATTCAGAAGCAACCGTATCACATAACCAGGTATCAGAAAGCAAAGGCGTGAATCAGTACTTTTGCAGTATTTTGGCTTATGTAGTGGC AGGATACTTCGTAGCAGGCATTGTTTGCAGCTCTCTAGTCGTTATTATTTACATTTGGACTGATTCAGATGCAAAATATCTGTTGAAGagtaaaaatatcaaaatatggACGTTCTCCATCTTCACAGCAGTGTCCTCATTTGCAAACTGTGGCTTCACTCCGATAAATGATAACATGGCAATATTCAGAAAGAATTCCGGTCTTCTCCTTCTGGTTATCCCACAGATTCTAGCAGGCAACACATTGTTCGCACCACTCTTGCGCCTAAGCATATGGGCCTTGGGAAAGATCAGCAAAAGAGAAGAGTATGCCTACATTCTTCAGCATCCAGAGGAGACTGGCTACAGGCATTTGCAACGACAGAAGAATGCTGTCAACCTGGTTCTGACTGCTGTGGGGATTATTTTGCTGCAAGTGATGTTTCTTTGCTATTTTGGATGGGACTCGAAGCCCTTTGAGGGATTGAATTGGTTCCAGAAGCTGGTGTGTTCACTGTTCCAGAGTGTGAATACAAGACATGCAGGTGAAGCTGTCATTGACATCTCAATCCTTTCTCCACCAATATTGGTGCTATTTGCTCTTGTCAT GTACTTTCCTTCGGATAATTCATCTGATGACCAGATCTCGACAGATAAAAGAGAAAATTCGAACAGCAGGCCATTATGGAAGAATTTCAACATTAGCCAGCCCGCTTGGTTAGCAGCATTCATAATTTTTGCATGTATAACAGAAAGAAGGTCAATGTCACTCGATCCACTAAATTTCAACATCTTCAGCATAGTATTCGAAGTGGTCAG TGCATACGGCAATGTAGGATACTCACTGGGATACAGCTGCGAGAGATTACTGAAACCCGACGCAGATTGCAAGGCTGTTTCGTATGGGTTTGTCGGCAGATGGACCGACGAAGGTAAACTGATAATCATCTTGGTGATGATCCTTGGGAGGCTCAAGAAGTTCAGCCTGAAAGGAGGAGAACCATGA
- the LOC133887907 gene encoding probable cation transporter HKT1;4 isoform X1: protein MAGARKLDDLLHHLHRCSAAVLDGAMSLLYSLSKAYAQHQVTERVARSRRTLRCSARQVWRSAVTARLNSLIVHVVYFVAISCVGYGLLEALKVRAPDRRPRSIDMFFTAVSAATVSSMSTVEMEVFSNGQLLVLMALMFIGGEVFVSLVGLASKWIKLRKQTINRARRVESHNDIELERPATAGTEAAETDDSMSIATVTEDSSPMDAKRLRHNAVRSLFYIVLVILLMVHVIGAVAIAAYIYAAPGVRQTLRRKALNVWIFAVFTTVSTFSSCGYMPTNENMMVFSRDVPLQLLLVPQALVGNTLFPPLLAACVWAAAAATRREELRELARKGREATGYYHLLPARRCWMLAATVAGFIAVQVAMVCAMEWGGALRGLSAGEKVVNALFLAVNSRHTGESTVDLSTIAPAILVLFVIMMYLPPYTTWFPFEENSTTGDHPTDSRGIRWLKSTVLSQLSYLTIFVIAICITERRKLKEDPLNFNVLSIIVEVVSAYGNVGFSLGYSCSRQINPDELCVDRWTGFAGRWSDSGKLILILVMFFGRLKRFSMKGGKAWKLS from the exons ATGGCCGGAGCACGTAAGCTCGACGATCTCTTGCATCACCTGCACCGGTGCTCGGCGGCTGTGCTCGACGGGGCCATGTCACTCCTGTACTCGCTCTCCAAGGCCTACGCGCAGCACCAGGTAACGGAGCGCGTGGCGCGGTCGCGGCGCACGCTCCGGTGCAGCGCCAGGCAGGTGTGGCGCAGCGCGGTGACCGCGCGCCTCAACTCGCTCATCGTCCACGTCGTCTACTTCGTCGCCATCTCGTGCGTCGGGTACGGGCTCCTCGAGGCGCTCAAGGTGCGAGCGCCCGACCGGAGGCCCCGCAGCATCGACATGTTCTTCACCGCCGTGTCGGCCGCGACGGTGTCGAGCATGTCCACCGTCGAGATGGAGGTGTTCTCCAACGGCCAGCTCCTGGTCCTCATGGCGCTTATGTTCATCGGAGGGGAGGTGTTCGTGTCGCTCGTTGGCCTCGCCTCCAAATGGATCAAGCTGAGGAAGCAAACCATAAACAGAGCCCGGCGCGTCGAGAGCCACAACGACATCGAGCTCGAGAGGCCGGCGACCGCCGGCACTGAAGCCGCTGAGACTGACGACTCGATGTCGATAGCTACAGTCACCGAAGACAGCAGCCCTATGGACGCGAAGAGGCTGCGGCACAATGCGGTGCGCTCGCTGTTCTACATCGTCCTCGTCATCCTCCTGATGGTGCACGTCATCGGCGCGGTCGCCATCGCGGCGTACATCTACGCGGCGCCGGGTGTGAGGCAGACGCTGAGGCGCAAGGCCCTGAACGTGTGGATCTTCGCAGTGTTCACGACGGTGTCGACGTTCTCGAGCTGCGGGTACATGCCGACGAACGAGAACATGATGGTGTTCAGCCGGGACGTgccgctgcagctgctgctcgtGCCGCAGGCGCTGGTGGGCAACACGCTGTTCCCGCCGCTGCTGGCCGCGTGCGTGTGGGCAGCGGCCGCGGCCACGCGGCGGGAGGAGCTCAGGGAGCTGGCAAGGAAGGGCAGGGAGGCGACGGGGTACTACCACCTGCTCCCGGCGCGGCGGTGCTGGATGCTGGCCGCGACGGTGGCCGGGTTCATCGCCGTGCAGGTGGCGATGGTGTGCGCGATGGAGTGGGGCGGCGCGCTGCGTGGGTTGAGCGCGGGGGAGAAGGTGGTGAACGCGCTGTTTCTTGCCGTGAACTCCCGGCACACAGGCGAGTCGACCGTCGACCTCTCCACCATCGCGCCGGCCATCCTCGTGCTCTTCGTCATCATGAT GTATCTTCCTCCATATACTACATGGTTTCCATTTGAAGAGAATTCCACCACAGGAGATCATCCCACAGACAGCCGGGGAATAAGATGGCTCAAGAGCACAGTTTTGTCACAACTCTCCTACCTGACCATCTTTGTCATTGCCATCTGCATCACCGAGAGGAGAAAGCTCAAGGAAGATCCCCTCAACTTCAATGTGCTCAGCATTATTGTCGAAGTCGTCAG TGCTTATGGAAATGTGGGGTTCTCATTGGGCTACAGTTGCAGTAGGCAGATCAATCCGGACGAGCTCTGCGTAGATCGATGGACTGGTTTCGCAGGGAGGTGGAGTGACTCTGGCAAACTCATACTCattcttgtgatgttcttcgggAGGCTTAAGAGGTTCAGCATGAAAGGAGGCAAAGCCTGGAAGCTTAGTTAG
- the LOC133887907 gene encoding probable cation transporter HKT1;4 isoform X3 has protein sequence MAGARKLDDLLHHLHRCSAAVLDGAMSLLYSLSKAYAQHQVTERVARSRRTLRCSARQVWRSAVTARLNSLIVHVVYFVAISCVGYGLLEALKVRAPDRRPRSIDMFFTAVSAATVSSMSTVEMEVFSNGQLLVLMALMFIGGEVFVSLVGLASKWIKLRKQTINRARRVESHNDIELERPATAGTEAAETDDSMSIATVTEDSSPMDAKRLRHNAVRSLFYIVLVILLMVHVIGAVAIAAYIYAAPGVRQTLRRKALNVWIFAVFTTVSTFSSCGYMPTNENMMVFSRDVPLQLLLVPQALVGNTLFPPLLAACVWAAAAATRREELRELARKGREATGYYHLLPARRCWMLAATVAGFIAVQVAMVCAMEWGGALRGLSAGEKVVNALFLAVNSRHTGESTVDLSTIAPAILVLFVIMIEYALRGRTRSSVTTPEVSSSIYYMVSI, from the exons ATGGCCGGAGCACGTAAGCTCGACGATCTCTTGCATCACCTGCACCGGTGCTCGGCGGCTGTGCTCGACGGGGCCATGTCACTCCTGTACTCGCTCTCCAAGGCCTACGCGCAGCACCAGGTAACGGAGCGCGTGGCGCGGTCGCGGCGCACGCTCCGGTGCAGCGCCAGGCAGGTGTGGCGCAGCGCGGTGACCGCGCGCCTCAACTCGCTCATCGTCCACGTCGTCTACTTCGTCGCCATCTCGTGCGTCGGGTACGGGCTCCTCGAGGCGCTCAAGGTGCGAGCGCCCGACCGGAGGCCCCGCAGCATCGACATGTTCTTCACCGCCGTGTCGGCCGCGACGGTGTCGAGCATGTCCACCGTCGAGATGGAGGTGTTCTCCAACGGCCAGCTCCTGGTCCTCATGGCGCTTATGTTCATCGGAGGGGAGGTGTTCGTGTCGCTCGTTGGCCTCGCCTCCAAATGGATCAAGCTGAGGAAGCAAACCATAAACAGAGCCCGGCGCGTCGAGAGCCACAACGACATCGAGCTCGAGAGGCCGGCGACCGCCGGCACTGAAGCCGCTGAGACTGACGACTCGATGTCGATAGCTACAGTCACCGAAGACAGCAGCCCTATGGACGCGAAGAGGCTGCGGCACAATGCGGTGCGCTCGCTGTTCTACATCGTCCTCGTCATCCTCCTGATGGTGCACGTCATCGGCGCGGTCGCCATCGCGGCGTACATCTACGCGGCGCCGGGTGTGAGGCAGACGCTGAGGCGCAAGGCCCTGAACGTGTGGATCTTCGCAGTGTTCACGACGGTGTCGACGTTCTCGAGCTGCGGGTACATGCCGACGAACGAGAACATGATGGTGTTCAGCCGGGACGTgccgctgcagctgctgctcgtGCCGCAGGCGCTGGTGGGCAACACGCTGTTCCCGCCGCTGCTGGCCGCGTGCGTGTGGGCAGCGGCCGCGGCCACGCGGCGGGAGGAGCTCAGGGAGCTGGCAAGGAAGGGCAGGGAGGCGACGGGGTACTACCACCTGCTCCCGGCGCGGCGGTGCTGGATGCTGGCCGCGACGGTGGCCGGGTTCATCGCCGTGCAGGTGGCGATGGTGTGCGCGATGGAGTGGGGCGGCGCGCTGCGTGGGTTGAGCGCGGGGGAGAAGGTGGTGAACGCGCTGTTTCTTGCCGTGAACTCCCGGCACACAGGCGAGTCGACCGTCGACCTCTCCACCATCGCGCCGGCCATCCTCGTGCTCTTCGTCATCATGAT AGAATATGCTCTCAGAGGACGAACGCGGAGCTCAGTGACAACACCCGAG GTATCTTCCTCCATATACTACATGGTTTCCATTTGA
- the LOC133887907 gene encoding probable cation transporter HKT1;4 isoform X2, with the protein MAGARKLDDLLHHLHRCSAAVLDGAMSLLYSLSKAYAQHQVTERVARSRRTLRCSARQVWRSAVTARLNSLIVHVVYFVAISCVGYGLLEALKVRAPDRRPRSIDMFFTAVSAATVSSMSTVEMEVFSNGQLLVLMALMFIGGEVFVSLVGLASKWIKLRKQTINRARRVESHNDIELERPATAGTEAAETDDSMSIATVTEDSSPMDAKRLRHNAVRSLFYIVLVILLMVHVIGAVAIAAYIYAAPGVRQTLRRKALNVWIFAVFTTVSTFSSCGYMPTNENMMVFSRDVPLQLLLVPQALVGNTLFPPLLAACVWAAAAATRREELRELARKGREATGYYHLLPARRCWMLAATVAGFIAVQVAMVCAMEWGGALRGLSAGEKVVNALFLAVNSRHTGESTVDLSTIAPAILVLFVIMISPFKEGPCITCYLHQPAENMLSEDERGAQ; encoded by the exons ATGGCCGGAGCACGTAAGCTCGACGATCTCTTGCATCACCTGCACCGGTGCTCGGCGGCTGTGCTCGACGGGGCCATGTCACTCCTGTACTCGCTCTCCAAGGCCTACGCGCAGCACCAGGTAACGGAGCGCGTGGCGCGGTCGCGGCGCACGCTCCGGTGCAGCGCCAGGCAGGTGTGGCGCAGCGCGGTGACCGCGCGCCTCAACTCGCTCATCGTCCACGTCGTCTACTTCGTCGCCATCTCGTGCGTCGGGTACGGGCTCCTCGAGGCGCTCAAGGTGCGAGCGCCCGACCGGAGGCCCCGCAGCATCGACATGTTCTTCACCGCCGTGTCGGCCGCGACGGTGTCGAGCATGTCCACCGTCGAGATGGAGGTGTTCTCCAACGGCCAGCTCCTGGTCCTCATGGCGCTTATGTTCATCGGAGGGGAGGTGTTCGTGTCGCTCGTTGGCCTCGCCTCCAAATGGATCAAGCTGAGGAAGCAAACCATAAACAGAGCCCGGCGCGTCGAGAGCCACAACGACATCGAGCTCGAGAGGCCGGCGACCGCCGGCACTGAAGCCGCTGAGACTGACGACTCGATGTCGATAGCTACAGTCACCGAAGACAGCAGCCCTATGGACGCGAAGAGGCTGCGGCACAATGCGGTGCGCTCGCTGTTCTACATCGTCCTCGTCATCCTCCTGATGGTGCACGTCATCGGCGCGGTCGCCATCGCGGCGTACATCTACGCGGCGCCGGGTGTGAGGCAGACGCTGAGGCGCAAGGCCCTGAACGTGTGGATCTTCGCAGTGTTCACGACGGTGTCGACGTTCTCGAGCTGCGGGTACATGCCGACGAACGAGAACATGATGGTGTTCAGCCGGGACGTgccgctgcagctgctgctcgtGCCGCAGGCGCTGGTGGGCAACACGCTGTTCCCGCCGCTGCTGGCCGCGTGCGTGTGGGCAGCGGCCGCGGCCACGCGGCGGGAGGAGCTCAGGGAGCTGGCAAGGAAGGGCAGGGAGGCGACGGGGTACTACCACCTGCTCCCGGCGCGGCGGTGCTGGATGCTGGCCGCGACGGTGGCCGGGTTCATCGCCGTGCAGGTGGCGATGGTGTGCGCGATGGAGTGGGGCGGCGCGCTGCGTGGGTTGAGCGCGGGGGAGAAGGTGGTGAACGCGCTGTTTCTTGCCGTGAACTCCCGGCACACAGGCGAGTCGACCGTCGACCTCTCCACCATCGCGCCGGCCATCCTCGTGCTCTTCGTCATCATGAT ATCTCCATTCAAAGAAGGCCCGTGTATCACATGCTATCTTCATCAACCTGCAGAGAATATGCTCTCAGAGGACGAACGCGGAGCTCAGTGA